The following are encoded in a window of Spea bombifrons isolate aSpeBom1 chromosome 2, aSpeBom1.2.pri, whole genome shotgun sequence genomic DNA:
- the LOC128474357 gene encoding P2Y purinoceptor 2-like produces the protein MNSSGENSTYRCKFDEDFKYVLLPVSYGIVFCVGLILNVAALYIFIFRIKPWNASTTYMFNLAICDMMYVISLPLLVYYYSQGDNWPFSVGLCKIVKFLFYTNMYCSIFFLLCISIHRFLGICYPMKSLGWLKVRNARIISVLVWVIVSAFQSPILYFVTTSSNGDNTICHDTSSADLFDTFVIYSTVNLALLFCVPFVTILACYVLMTKALLKPSAATSQTSKSKRKSIKMIIIVLLVFIVCFLPFHVNRTLYYYFRKMDLECDVLNAINLAYKVTRPLASVNSCLDPILYFLAGQTVRRNINIIGRSRITKMKSKISNYMQDNNWSSVGDGNVANDSAPSPSLTVITRM, from the coding sequence ATGAATTCTTCCGGGGAAAACTCCACGTACAGGTGTAAGTTCGACGAGGACTTCAAATACGTCCTCCTGCCCGTGTCCTACGGCATCGTCTTCTGCGTGGGATTGATCCTCAACGTAGCGGCGCTCTACATCTTCATATTCCGCATAAAACCCTGGAACGCCTCGACCACGTACATGTTCAACCTGGCCATATGCGACATGATGTATGTGATATCCCTGCCCCTGCTGGTGTACTATTACTCCCAGGGAGACAACTGGCCGTTTAGCGTGGGGTTGTGCAAAATAGTCAAGTTCCTCTTCTACACCAACATGTACTGCAGCatcttcttcctcctctgcaTCAGCATCCACCGCTTCCTCGGGATCTGTTACCCCATGAAGTCGCTGGGCTGGCTAAAGGTCCGGAACGCTCGGATCATCTCCGTCTTGGTCTGGGTGATTGTATCCGCCTTCCAGTCCCCGATCCTGTACTTTGTAACGACCAGCAGCAACGGGGACAACACCATCTGCCACGACACCTCCAGCGCGGACCTCTTCGACACGTTTGTCATCTACAGCACGGTCAACCTGGCCTTGTTGTTTTGCGTTCCTTTCGTCACCATCCTGGCCTGCTACGTGCTGATGACAAAAGCTCTCCTGAAGCCATCAGCAGCCACTTCTCAGACTTCCAAGTCCAAGAGGAAGTCCATCAAGATGATCATCATCGTTCTCCTCGTCTTCATTGTCTGCTTCTTACCGTTCCACGTCAACCGGACACTTTATTATTACTTCCGCAAGATGGACCTCGAGTGCGACGTTCTGAACGCTATCAACTTGGCTTACAAGGTGACCCGGCCGTTGGCCAGCGTCAACAGCTGCCTCGACCCCATCTTGTACTTCCTGGCCGGGCAGACCGTCCGGCGGAATATTAATATTATCGGCCGGAGCCGCATCACCAAGATGAAAAGCAAGATCTCAAACTACATGCAGGACAACAACTGGAGCTCGGTGGGGGACGGAAACGTTGCTAACGATAGTGCCCCGAGCCCTAGCCTGACCGTGATCACCAGGATGTGA